TAATTATTGGAAGTCATGTTAGTATGAACAAGCAGCAAGACTATCTGTTGGGAGCATTAGCAGAAAGTTTAAATAATGATGCTAATGCAATGATGATTTATACGGGGCCACCACAAAACACGATTCGAGTTAATACTGATCATTTTTTTATTTCGGAATTTTATCAAAAATTAGCAGCACAGCATTTTTCAATTGATAATGTTATTATTCATGCGCCTTATATTATTAATTTAGCTAATACAACAAATCCTAGTACGTTTGAAATTGCGGTTGAATTTTTAAGAAAAGAAATTATTCGTGCTGATGAAATTGGTATTAAAACAATCGTTTTACATCCAGGAAGTGCTGTCGGTGCACCAGAACAAGTTGGTTTGGATCGAATCATTGAGGGTTTAAATTTAGTTTTAACTCCAAACCAAAAGGCAAAAATTGCACTAGAGACAATGGCTGGAAAGGGTAGTGAATTAGGAACAAACTTTGAACAATTAAAATATATTATTGATAATGTAACATTAAAGGATAAAATAGGGGTTTGTTGAGATACTTGTCATATGCATGATGCTGGTTATCAGTTTAAAGAAAATTTAGAAGATATTATTGCGGAATTTAGCCAATTAATTGGTTTAGATCGTTTGTTATGTTTACATATTAATGATAGTAAAAATCCTTTGAATGCGCATAAGGATCGCCATGAAAACATTGGTTATGGTTATTTAGGATTTGAAACAATTTTAAAAATTATTTATCATCCAAAGTTAAATGGGATGATAAAAATTTTAGAAACACCATATGTTGGTGAAAAAGGAAAAGCTTTTGCACCATATAAAGCGGAAATTGCAATGATAAAGGCCAAAACTTTTACTAATCCGTTTCAAGCAAATGGTAAGGAAAAAATAGATGTAGGAGAATAAAAATGTCAGCTAAAAAAATTATCACCAATTTATATCTTGGTGACCGTCATAGTATTCCAAGTGATGCTAACTTAGTAATTAGTTGTGCAGCTGAAATTTATCGTGAACAAATTCAAAAGCATAAAATTAAAAATGATAATCAAGAATATGTTTGAATTGATGAGCAACATGTTTATTTTAATTTTAAAGATTATCCAACGTTACAGGAATTAGATATTAATGTTGTGATTCAAGCATTAAAAATTATTGACAATAATATTAAAACTAAAAAAATTTATGTTCATTGTATTTGGGGTGTTAATCGTAGTGCTTCAATTGTTTTTATGTATTTAGTTGCAAAGGGGTATATTAACGATGATGATTTTGATAGTGCATTAGAACAGTTTGAACGAATTTATCCGTATATAAATCCTAATCCCGGATGATTTGATTTTTTAATTAACGAATTTCCTTATACGCATTTAATTTCAAATTAATAAAATAAAAATCTAAGTGCTCACTTAGATTTTTATTTTATTAACGTTTGTCTTTACAACACGCACATTTCTTGTTAACACAATCTGTGCAAGAAATACAAATTAGACAAGAACGACATCCTACTTTTGGTTTACTGCAGGTACGACATGCCATACAGTCATGGTTTTTTGTGGGACAACATACATCCATTACTCTTCACCTCTATTTTCTTTATTACTTGTTAATTGTATCATAAATTATAAGTTAGTTTTATTAGCGACCTTTTTTTCTTGTCAGTCACGATGATATTCATCAATAAGTAATTTTAATTCAGGAACAAGTTCTTCTTGTTTACATGATTTATAAATTTTGCCTTTTTTAAAAATAATGCCACCATTTTTTCCACCGGCAATACCAAGATCAGCTTGTTTTGCCTCACCAGGACCGTTAACAACACAACCAAGGATGGCAATTTTTAATGGGAATTTCATATCCTTAGTGTATTCTTCAATTTCTTTCACAACGGGGAAAAGATCATATTCAAGACGTCCACAAGTTGGACAAGCAATAACATCAACAACATTATCATAAAGCCCAAGTGCATTTAACATTCGTTTTGCAACCTCTACTTCAGCAATTGGATCTGTTGATAAACTAATTCGAATTGTGTCGCCAATCCCATTAAAGAGCAGGGGAGATAGGCCACTACATGATTTAATTGTTCCTGTATGATAACTACCAGCTTCAGTGATTCCCAGATGAAGAGGGTAATTTCATTCTTGACTAGCTAAAGTGTAAGCTTCAATTGCCATTAGTGCCTCGGTTGCTTTTAGTGATAAGATAATATCATAAAATCCTAAGTTCTCTAAAATTTCAATATGACGACGAGCACTTTCAATCATTGCCTTTGGGGTTCATCCATATTTGTTAACTAGATCTAAGGGCAGACTTCCTGAGTTAACACCAATTCGAATTGGAATTTTTTTTTCTTGACATTTTGCAACAACTTTTTTGGTATTTTCAATACTACCAATATTGCCGGGATTAATTCGAATTTTACTAATACCAGCATCAGCGGCAATTAAAGCAAATTCATGGTTAAAGTGAATATCAGCAACTAAAGGGCACGGTGCCTGTTCGACAATTGTTTTTAAGGCTGCTGCGTCATCTTTTCCTAATACTGCTACTCGGACAATTTCACATCCTTCTTGATATAATTGGTTAATTTGAGCCAAAGTGGCTTTAATATCATGTGTTTTTGTATTGGTCATTGACTGAATAACAACTTTATTTTGGCCACCAATTTGGATGTTACCAACCATTACTTTTCTTGTGTTATTTCGTTTATTCATTGTTTAAACATTCCTTATCTTTGCAATAGATATATCTATGTAAAAGTAGAGCGGTAGGGGAGTTCAACGTATCGGTAGGGGAGTTGAAAAAACCCAATAGAATCAAGGGTTTTTCGGATTTACATAGATTATAATTATTGGATTATCTTTCAGATAATTTCACACTAATCATACGACTAAAATAAGATAAATTCAATATTAAAGTTAATTTTTGTTGTATGTGCTGTATTATTTTTGATCTTATTATTAATATATTATTCATAATTAGTCATAATAAAACTGTTATTAGTTATTTTTAATATTGCTAAAGTACCCAATAGAATCAAGGGTTTTATTTTTGTTCCATTTTCATTCCAAATATATTCCAATTTTGTTCCAAATATGAAAAAAATATAAAAAGTTAATTAAATATTGTTGAATTTTATTTTTTGAACTATATAATTATAAATGTCTAGGGAAGTATAAGAATTGTACATTTATTAATTATAATAAATAGCACAAGTTTAGCCCTATCAATATGACCATACTTTGTATTATATTTATCTTATACTTCATGGATACCCTAAAAAAACAATCTCACCCGGATTGTTTTTTTCATTTCTGTTTTAATTTTAAAATTTTTGGGCTTATAATTTTTATTTTTTAAATTGCTTTTTCGAAAAAAAAGAGTTATGATGTA
This genomic window from Spiroplasma sp. SV19 contains:
- a CDS encoding deoxyribonuclease IV — translated: MKDYNLIIGSHVSMNKQQDYLLGALAESLNNDANAMMIYTGPPQNTIRVNTDHFFISEFYQKLAAQHFSIDNVIIHAPYIINLANTTNPSTFEIAVEFLRKEIIRADEIGIKTIVLHPGSAVGAPEQVGLDRIIEGLNLVLTPNQKAKIALETMAGKGSELGTNFEQLKYIIDNVTLKDKIGVCWDTCHMHDAGYQFKENLEDIIAEFSQLIGLDRLLCLHINDSKNPLNAHKDRHENIGYGYLGFETILKIIYHPKLNGMIKILETPYVGEKGKAFAPYKAEIAMIKAKTFTNPFQANGKEKIDVGE
- a CDS encoding dual specificity protein phosphatase, with protein sequence MSAKKIITNLYLGDRHSIPSDANLVISCAAEIYREQIQKHKIKNDNQEYVWIDEQHVYFNFKDYPTLQELDINVVIQALKIIDNNIKTKKIYVHCIWGVNRSASIVFMYLVAKGYINDDDFDSALEQFERIYPYINPNPGWFDFLINEFPYTHLISN
- the ispG gene encoding flavodoxin-dependent (E)-4-hydroxy-3-methylbut-2-enyl-diphosphate synthase produces the protein MNKRNNTRKVMVGNIQIGGQNKVVIQSMTNTKTHDIKATLAQINQLYQEGCEIVRVAVLGKDDAAALKTIVEQAPCPLVADIHFNHEFALIAADAGISKIRINPGNIGSIENTKKVVAKCQEKKIPIRIGVNSGSLPLDLVNKYGWTPKAMIESARRHIEILENLGFYDIILSLKATEALMAIEAYTLASQEWNYPLHLGITEAGSYHTGTIKSCSGLSPLLFNGIGDTIRISLSTDPIAEVEVAKRMLNALGLYDNVVDVIACPTCGRLEYDLFPVVKEIEEYTKDMKFPLKIAILGCVVNGPGEAKQADLGIAGGKNGGIIFKKGKIYKSCKQEELVPELKLLIDEYHRDWQEKKVANKTNL